Part of the Engystomops pustulosus chromosome 4, aEngPut4.maternal, whole genome shotgun sequence genome is shown below.
atatactctcTCGGGAAGTCTTCTTATCCAAGGGTGGTGGCCaaagatctgtcccagtagcttctGCGCACATGGGGGAAATAGACGGCAGGAAGTAGATATGAAAGATATAGGCACTGCCGTTCTGCTGTACacacccttctccccccccccccccccaatatttctTATCAGGTTTGGAAGATGTGCcctgttacatacatattataccgtACCATACATATAATGgcgcacatcctctattctttagtgtgtcaggttgtcTGCCAGAGCCCCcaaacactgcgggccccatagcagctgagatggctgctactgctgtagttacatcCCTGCATGATACTAAATCAAGATGGTGGATAGTATCCCAGTCCACCATCTACATGGACAACTCCAGTTTAGGGAACGTGAGGGCCAGTCAGTGACATCCATGTCATCCAAGAACCATCTACAACTTTAGGCCCCATGAGGGCGGGCCCTAACCTGCAGTGGGAGGAACCCAGGACCTACTGCATTATTTGGTACTTATTATTTCATCCAGGTGTCAAAATGAAGTCATAGTTGAAGCGTCACTGATCTGCCATCAAACTGGTCCGCCATCAAATTGATCCACCATCAAACTGATCCACCATCAAAGTGATCCTACTGAGTGATGGTACAGACAGCATAATACTCACCATGGATTGTGGGAACTGACCACCGGATGTAACAAGACAGCAGCAAAACTAAAGAACAATGGGGATGGACAAAGGAACATCAATCACTTGTGGTGCCCACATGAGTAATCGGGAAATTTAGCCCTAAAGTCTTCTTCTTCCCAAGCGGATAGATACTGATCTCTGAGGTTGGAATGACTTGGAGTTATACTGTGATAAATACATTTTCACTTTCTATTTTGAGCAACATTGATTAATTTCTAGCCTCGGCTCCGAGAGATGTAAAGACAGTTCTCAGCCTATGTGTGTAAACATTAAGGTGACCATTAACTAGGAGGCTTGTGTCAGGAGAAGTGTTGGCATGAGGACCTTGTACAGGTCAAAATCTCCATCTGCTTCAATATCGACATCCTACTTTGATTTCAACATATCCTTTAATCAGAGTGTCATGGCTCTTTCCATTGAATCAAAACATTTTACTCGGTAAAGAGGTCGGCCGATCTAACTGCATTGTGCCTACAGCCAAGATCAAGTCTTTCCATGAACCCTTGGATAACCTCTCTAAGGGAAGAACAGTAACGACGTCCTTCAGGGATTTAGAGTAATCACAAGTTAATGGTTACAAACTCGTAGTCTAATGGGGTGAGCAAGTCGAATGGTCAGGGGTATTGAAGAGGTTTTTTTGTAGAATTACCCTCGTGGTCTTTACCAATCATAAAGGCTCTGTCTTTAGCCAGTTGGGATAATCTGTAATCTACCGGAAACCTATCAAAACCACTATGAGCACAGGGGCCACAGTGAGCCACCtgtggagctgagcaggttgcatCGCAGAacgcaggggcggattaagaatTTGATGGGCCCTGGTCTGTATGGACATTATAGACCCTTCAAGTCTGGAAtcgcttcctacatctggtactggaatcggcttcttggggaatggacgATGTGTCCCTTActcctgcagtttcaggacctttggaggctcttcaaaagtcctgaaatggtctttgtgtacatgtgtatagagagcaggaacagatgtacaaggatttcatgggtggagGCCCTTCTCGTTATaagatttggtgggtggtttgggtggccatgggtcccctagaaggcttgggtcccgAGCTTCCTCCCAAATcaaatattataatccactactggcagTACGCCATTCCAACAGGAACTAGAGCGGCTGCTATTCACTGCTACCGTGATTTAGTAAGTAATTAGTCGTCCAAATTAGTCCATAACTCCTCGTGATCTTTTATTGCAAATGAGTGCATTGCCACAGCAGGCTGAAGATGAAAGTGATTTACGGGAGTTTGTGCATATGTAATTATGTGTGTGTACACTCTATTAGTAATGTTGAGGGAGATTCCGGGACCTGCACAGTAATTATTGTGGGACGACCTCTTTTCTTGATCATTTTACACGTACCAAAAAGAAATATTTGAAGGGTCCTGTTTGATAACAACGTCAACTTTGAGTTTTATTTGGTCCATTTAACCAGGAAAATATTTAGACCCATAAAAACTAACTTAACGTGGAGGACTTGCCCATCTCAAGTAGAGACGCATGCTCAGGCCACTAACAGAAAACCTTCACAGATTGCCAGAATAGCTCGTTGCATGAGATGCCTTGGAGATCGAGCCTCTGGAGATACCTACAGGGCTGGTAGTCCCAGAACAGCACTTGGAGCTACCTCCTCTCCAGCAAATTGAACAGTAGCAGGGAAATCAAAATTACCAAAGGTGAAGAAGACCTCTCTACCAGATATTTCTGGCTGCGGCTCAGTGTGTTAGAGTTACATTTCTTTAGGACTCATGGAGCAAAGTGGTATAATCTCCCTGGCAGGGCATTTTTGGATGATATTTGGAGATTGACTCATCCAGATAATATTTTTCTTCAATCCATAATTTGTTTCAGAGGTTGGACTATATGTTTATAAGAAGAGCCCATCTATATGTAGTTAGAGCTGAGAATATGTCAACGCGTTCTCTGACCACACTCCACTCACTCTGTGTCTCTCAGATCTACCATACCCTTCATGGTGCTGGAGACTAAATGAGACTTTCCTAGATCTGGAGAATGCAGATGGAGTTATTGAAGTTCAAGTTATCAACCTACTTCAAGCTACTGAAGTTCAAGCTATCAAAAGGTTTTGTTCTAAGGATAGATTTCATCCCATCACTTAGGAGGCTCACGAGGCCTTTATCTGAGGGAACTTATATGGTTCAAAGGAAACAAATGATGGTATGAAGTTGCTATACGAGCTTGTTGCTGCTCTAGAGTCCTTCCATGAAAGGAGTAAGATGGACTTACGATGTCCGTTGCAGGATCTTGAAATGAAAGCATCTAGAAACTATCTGTATGCTCAATATAATTGCTACGTTCATGGACATCAAGGTAATACAATGATGTGTTTCCTTCTACAGAAGCGGAAAGATACTTCATATATTAAACAAATTCTGAAAGATCCTGAAGAGTATGTAGTGGACACTGTTGGTAGAAGGGGCAAGTTTAGGAAGCTCTATAGAACTATGTATAATTTAACTCTGCACTATCCCAAGGGTTAGGGATGTTCTCCACAGTTTGATGGCTCCTAATTTGGAGCCCACCGAAATAGCCAAACTGTCTATACCACTCTCGGAACAAGAGGCGCAGGTGGTAATTATTTGCACTCCATAAATGTCCAAGACCCGATGGTCTTGTGGCCGCTTTCTATTGTAAATTGGGCCCATATCTAATTGTTTTATGGACTGGACAGAAGAACTTCCTTAAGATCTACATTTTGCCACCCCACTTGTCCCTCTAGTTCAATATTGAATATCCTCATCAGTTCTTTTTCAAGGTGTGCTCCATATTTCAGAGGTTTATCTGGAGAGAAAGTAGTTTGAAACTTGCAAACTTGTACTATAGGGTAAGTCACACTTTAAGGTGCCTACAGTAGTATAACCCCAGTTGGGAAGTGTTGGGTTCAGAGGCTGCATTGTCATGGAACCTTACTCCTATGTTAAAAACTCCAATACATAATTTTAGGGCGTCCTTATGGTGGTAAAATAAATGGCTCACAGCTACTGACTGAATTTCAGATCCTTCTATACCAGCTAGTTTTTTTCTGCATTATTTTTTCTTCTGCATCGAGTTATGTTGCACCAGGAAGACAGCAAAACTCGAGGGTTTGGTCTCCACCAGCGAAACTACTACTTGTGCTTATGGACAATCCATGGGAATTAACATCTCACTTGAACCAACTCTTCCCAAACATTTGCTTCCACCACAAGTAGAGACTATCACTTTTTGAAGGCAATTGTGTGATAAAGGTCTTTCTAGGCCAGCCCTAGTTCTTGGGTGAAGAACTGGCCCTCAAGTCATCTGTACCCGGTAGGCTCTCGGCTGTATAAACCATTGCTCCCTCACTCTCTTACTCCTGTGAAACCAGCTTATGTGGCCTTGTGTCAACAAAAACtagatatatttttttcctgATAAAGCTATACGATACCCATTTTTTATAAACATTCCCATAAATTACTTACCAGATGGCATAGATCTTCTCAGAAACTTTTGAATCCTGATAGATGTTGGAAATGTGACAATCCTGGTGATACTCGTTCATACATTTTTGGGGTTCGGTACTACCGCTTTTGGGATGAAGTTTCCCACTATGTTGACTTCTTAAACTATCAGTCGATTACTCTGACCCTCATGTTGGTTCTTCTATGGctgtcaaaaaaaaaatgtggccccCCATCTAGTTTCAATCTTTCCACCTTTGCTTCATTGGCCTAATAAAAACTCCTCGCCTGTCGCACAATGATCTGAAAAACTAGATCAAATTTGCAGACCGTAAGAAATTGCCAGATGCTCTGACAGACGGCATGCGAAGTCCCGCTCATTATGGGACCCAAGGCTTAGTTTTAAAGATTGTTTAGGGACCACTTCAGCTGAGTTTCTTCCGATTGCTTATAGTATGAAGACTCTATGTATCTCTCTACCAATATAACTGGGTTTCGATGTTATGGATGTAAATATCCTCTAACTTTTATTGGTCTGGGAACACGGATTGGAGTTCTTTAGGTTTTGTTTTTGTTACAATGGCTTGGGGGCTGGTAACAACTGTGACCTCTATAGGTACAACACTGCCCAATGAAGTTACGCTGATGTTCACCACCAACAATGAACGGCTTAGGAACAGATAACTGAGCTTTGATGAAGAAAACCTCAAGATCTGACAAATATTATGtctaaaacactgaataaactccTTTTACATTTGGCGCAAAGTATTTTACACAAAATGAGTACAAGAGAGGGATCCTTCCACTACGACTTAGACTTCATCCTTTATTAATTCTTGTAAAAACATCATCATACAGTAGATGACTGTTTTGGGCGCGATAAAAATCACTAAAAATCAAACACACTtgatcattaaaggacatctaccatcagtttagtgatggcAGATGTGTCCTGAATAGAAGTTCCGGAGGACTTCTTtcattataactctatatcccaTGATTGCTGAAATATAGGGGGAGTCCATTAATTAAAATACGAGGCTCTCTTAGGGGTTCAGGTGACGTAGCCTCAGCACCCCATGGTaaaagagttataataaaagatgtcctcaggaacttcttattaaGACACATCTACTATCGGTAAACTCATGGTGGAATTCCGTTAAGGGTGTTTGATTTGTATCTTGCCCAAAACGCGTCAGATACTGTACAATGGTGACTGTAACCTGCTGATAAAGGATGAAGTTTTGGCGAGGCCTGATCCCTGTCTTGTACTCCATGAAGTTTCTTCATAATTTGGAGTTCAGCTGTTTTGAAAATCCATGTGAACTGGTTGGTGAGTTGTGATTGATATAGCCAGGTCACTTTTCTGACGGaatggttaatgatgtagcagtgctgagttatACACAGCCACTGTATGTGTCTCCTTTCTCTCATCGTTCCAGCAAGGGATTGTGTACAACTTCCAACTGCCCCTGAAGGTGAATATAAatggagctgtatatgtctgtagacaTGTAGAATTTTGGCAGATGTACTAGTTCCATACCGGCAGCATGTTTGTagtagtgagacctgtcaatccggactagggaggcagggcagtgcagcgaTATATATGCATATGCAGGACACTATTGAACTCACTTTAGGTGagttacatataagtttacaaactgattttttttaacattacatctatggaaaggaaccatttagggtgaagggcaatgcttttctatcatagtttttaattatgtatttggggtaggttaatttgcatggcaggttcttCTAACTTTGTGGCTTCTTTCTGTAGAGATGTGGGCAGCCACAGTAACTTCCTTCTGGTTATGTGTTGGTGTCTAGCGAAGGTACATGGGTAAAGCACCTTTAGCACTTGGGGCTGGTTTATAGACTCCTGACTCTTGATATTTTGGGAGGAGTGGGGGGAACAACATATGATGACCCTTCCCCCTTTCTATCTACATTACTACCACATCTTTCCAGTCATTGTGGCACTGACGGAGACTCTTGATGTTTTGGGAGCAGTGGGAGGAACAACATATGATGACCCTCCACCTTCTGTCTATATTACTACAACATCTTCCCAGTCGTTGTGACACTGACGGAGACTCTTGATATTTTGGGAGGATCAACATATGATGTATCCACCCCCCCCTTCTATCTAAGTTACTACCACATATTCACAGTCGTTGTGGCACTGACGGAGACTCTTGATATTTTGGGAGGAGTGAGGGGGAACAACAtatgatgaccccccccccccttctatctACATTACCACATCTTCCCAGTCATTGTGGCACTGACGGAGACTCTTGATATTTTGGGAGCAGTGGGGGGAACAACATATGATGACCCTCCACCTTCTGTCTATATTACTACCACATCTTCCCAGTCGTTGTGGCACTGACGGAGACTCTTGATATTTTGGGAGGAGTGAGGGGGAACAACATATGATGACCCTCCCCCCTTCTATCTACATCTAAGTTTCTACCACATCTTCCCAGTCGTTGTGGCATTGCACTTTCTTTTGTCCAGGTTTGTCTGATTGAAGTCCGTCTTAGTGAAGCTTTCCATATTCCTATTCTCTCCGTAAAAGTCAATGGAGTTTGGAAATACTTATTTCTTTGATAATTCCAATAATTATGGATCGGTACTCTCCATAGAAGACCCAAAGGCTAAtatgtttataaatgtgtgttctAAAAGCAACTCCGTTATTCAAAAATTACGGCTCGTAGAAGTCAATGAGACTAAAAAATACGACTCTACGGATAGACTCTGTTGATGTCTTTGGGTAAATACTGATCCATAGTCATTGCAGTCTAAACTTGAGACCCAAATTGTAAACAGATCTGTCTTATAGATCAACACACTTTAGGCTCGTCCCTTCTCGTAGGTGTGGTTGATAGTGGTTGAtggttttgttgtatttttttaatgtggacactTTTTTCATGTATTTGACACCCCAAACTGTTAATTTTATATCCCCCGGCCCACAACCTTTGCATGGGCCAAATAACAACCATAACTCATAATAAAATAGTTCGCTTTATTTCCTTAGCAAAAGTATTCATATGATATGTACAAAGTGGAGCAGAGAGAAAGCTCGTTTATTAGCAAGGAACACCAACAGCATCACAGAACAGGCTACAGCAGCCAAGACACtggatggagaggaggggtgggggtgggggcatgCAACCGGAGATAGTCCAGGAGGAGACGGGAAACTCAGACGGGATCTGAGTTGGAGGGGCCGGGTACCCCATAACTATGACATCTTCGTTTTTTCTCTTTCGGGGTTGATGGGACTACAAATATTGTGCTCAATACTGAGAGACGTATTTTACCTCCCAATTTTTATGGTGTAGTAAATATTTAACCCTTAGGTTGATGGTGTAACCTTTTTTAGTGCTTTGGTTACCTCCAGACGGTGGAGACAAATATTTCTGGTGCTCGGATGACATCTCGAATTTTGATATATTTGCATATGGTTCTTTTAACTCCACCCTCTATAATAAGACAGGGGAGTGTTGGGTAGAGTAGGGCTGATATACTACTTCAGTACCTGGGAGAGCACCATCTATAAAACAGTCCTCCAGTCTATGTGGCAAAGCATGTCCAGAAATAGCCATCTCCACTGTGCATAGACCTTCTACGTTTTACATAAGTGCCTCCTTTAAGTCATCCCAAGGATTAAAGATTTAATGTTTCACCTTCTTGGATATTAAAATGAATACCGAGAATGGGAAACTTGTATAGTGCAATTCTGTTAATATACTGACTATATAGAACCTGGCCGGAAAATTAAATCCACATTTGAACTTGGGGGATTGTGGAAGTATCCAAAAGACCATGTCACGTTCAGATCCTCAAGTATAACACCACCTGGTCTCTGGACTATAAGGGCTGTTTTGTATAGTTAACATTTTGGTAGTGGACCTATAGAGTAGGTTGTAGGGTCACCTTTAGGCAATATAGTCATCTAAAATAATACTGGACAGCAAAGGTGCTATTGTGGATTCAGTTGTCACACTGACACTATTAGGCACTCGAATGGAGAGCTTGCTATATGTGTACATAATCATTGGATGCTGAGTTTACTTAAGTTGGTCTAAATGGATCCAACTGAGATCAGTGAAGGTGAATGAGTCATTTATCCATTTATTTTCTCAGTTGAGTTGTATATAATGGAGCTGGACTGGATTTTCTTACTGGGTCAAGTTGTTTAGTTATATTTCACTGGGATAAGATCTGGGAGTATATCACTGGAATACCTCGGGATGGTTCAGCAGGATCCTTTCAATATAGTTCTCCATTTCCTCCTGCTTATCTTGGTCATCATCAAAGTAGTCGTCCAGCTGTGGGACTGGAGGTTTATAATAGTATCTTGGAGGGGTCTGGAAGGTTCTAGGTAGTATGTAATTGGTGTAAGGAGCTGGACGTGCACGATATCTACGCGTGTATGGGTCTAAAGCTTTCATCCAGCTTGGCTGTGATGCCTTATTCCAACTTGAATCTTCCACTTTAGTCCACTTTGTGTCTGGTAGATTGTTCCAACTTGACTCTGAAACCTTGTTCCAGTTTGTATCTGACACCTTATTCCAGTTTGGTTCTGATACCTTGTTCCAACTTGGCTCTGACACCTTGTTCCAGCTTGGCTCTGACACCTTGTTCCAGCTTGGCTCTGACACCTTGTTCCAGCTTGGCTCTGACACCTTGTTCCAGCTTGGCTCTGACACCTTGTTCCAGCTTGGCTCTGACACCTTGTTCCAGCTTGGCTCTGACACCTTGTTCCAGCTTGGCTCTGACACCTTGTTCCAGCTTGGCTCTGACACCTTGTTCCAGCTTGGCTCTGACACCTTGTTCCAGCTTGGTTCTGACACCTTGTTCCAGCTTGGTTCTGACACTTTGTTCCAGCTTGATTCTGACATCTTACTCCAACTTGGCTCAGATACCTTATTCCAACTTGGCTTGGAAATTTCATTCCAGCTTGACTCAGGTACCTTATTCCACCCAGGTTTGGACATTAGATTCCATCTTGGCACGGACACCTTGTTCCATCTTGGCTCTGACACTTTTTTCCAGTTTGGCTCTGGCTCTTTTTTCCAATTGGGCTCAGATACTCTATTCCAGTTAGACTTGGGTTTTGTCCAAATTGGGTTTGACAACTTTTTCCAGGTGGACTCTGATAATCTGTTCCTATTCCAGTTTGGGGAAGAAGACTTTTTCCAGTTTGTGTTTAATTTATGCCAATTAGATTGTTGGTCAAGTTTTCTTCTGGGGTAGTAGGCAGAATCTGGCCATGATTGTGAAGGATTCCTGATTCTTTCCTTGCGTCCTAGAAAGTCATCTCTTGCTTTCTTCTTTTTcatccttctcctcttcctcttctccacatCATTTATTATATCTACTACATCATCAGCTGGCAGATGTAAGCGACTAGAAAGCTCAATTAGTTTATCAATAGTTTGGGGATCTACTTCTTCTATATCATCATCTTTTGACCTCTTACTTGGATTGGTTCCCTCTTCTTCATCCTCGAAGAGTGGTCGTTGACCACCTTCAAAGTCATCTACTGGATAGTCTTGTTCATTCTCCTTttcgtcctcctcttcctcttcatcatcattttcacttccatttattaGGTATTGAAGCAGGAGATCTTGGGCAACATTGGCAAGTTTCTCGTCCTCTTCCTGTTCTTCTGCATCTTCCTCTAATCTTCGAGGAGTTTGTGCAACAGAATTAATCGGGCTTCTTTTTTCCTCCTCTATTTGATCTCCAAAGCCTAATAGTTCTCTTAGCTCTTGCAGGTCATCACTCTCAAGACCCCCTTCTTGAGGAAGATCCTGCACTTTTTTcgatggcggttcaaatgcctcAAGTTCTTGTAGAAGTGACTTTACACTTTCTATGTCTTCACCTTCATCTGTCTTCTCATCCTCTCGAATTGTGTCCTCTTTATCAGTGCTTCGTGTTCTACTCTTCACACTTTCAGTCAAGCTTTCCTCATCTACATTGCTCATCTCTTCTTTAACAATCTCTTGGTCACTAGGGGGCACTTTTTCTGGTAGTTTTGATGGAGATTGCTCTCCATTGTCTGGGTTCAATGCTTTTAAGAGCACAGCAGCGAGGTCTTTCGGACTTATGTCCTTAAATAGTTCATCTTCATCATCAGAGTTAGATGGAGGTTGAACATCATGGTTTGCCCTCTCTTGGATGGCTTCAGTATTTTCATGCTGACTTTGGACAAGGGGTGTCTCTTCATGGTCATCAAGTTT
Proteins encoded:
- the LOC140128271 gene encoding uncharacterized protein, with amino-acid sequence MNHIWCRRDMFPAPPFLLILTLTLIHTPFFHAMPVTEEQRHQTTHRTTHSDAAHPPKLDDHEETPLVQSQHENTEAIQERANHDVQPPSNSDDEDELFKDISPKDLAAVLLKALNPDNGEQSPSKLPEKVPPSDQEIVKEEMSNVDEESLTESVKSRTRSTDKEDTIREDEKTDEGEDIESVKSLLQELEAFEPPSKKVQDLPQEGGLESDDLQELRELLGFGDQIEEEKRSPINSVAQTPRRLEEDAEEQEEDEKLANVAQDLLLQYLINGSENDDEEEEEDEKENEQDYPVDDFEGGQRPLFEDEEEGTNPSKRSKDDDIEEVDPQTIDKLIELSSRLHLPADDVVDIINDVEKRKRRRMKKKKARDDFLGRKERIRNPSQSWPDSAYYPRRKLDQQSNWHKLNTNWKKSSSPNWNRNRLSESTWKKLSNPIWTKPKSNWNRVSEPNWKKEPEPNWKKVSEPRWNKVSVPRWNLMSKPGWNKVPESSWNEISKPSWNKVSEPSWSKMSESSWNKVSEPSWNKVSEPSWNKVSEPSWNKVSEPSWNKVSEPSWNKVSEPSWNKVSEPSWNKVSEPSWNKVSEPSWNKVSEPSWNKVSEPSWNKVSEPSWNKVSEPNWNKVSDTNWNKVSESSWNNLPDTKWTKVEDSSWNKASQPSWMKALDPYTRRYRARPAPYTNYILPRTFQTPPRYYYKPPVPQLDDYFDDDQDKQEEMENYIERILLNHPEVFQ